The following nucleotide sequence is from Nitratidesulfovibrio termitidis HI1.
AGTATTCGCGGTCGGAAAGGTCCACGCCGCCTTCGGGCATGTCGAAGTCAAGCACGGTGCGCCCGGCGGCATCCACGTAGACCAGGGAGCGGAAGTCGCCGTGGGCGTCCAGGAAGGCATGAAAATCCCGCCTCATGGCGGGCAGATTCACGGTACGCACCGCGTCGGTGCGCGACACGTGCACCACGTCGGCCAGGCGGTAACCCAGCCAGCGTTCCACGTCGAAGCGGTGGTGGCGCAGTTCCGCCTGCATCTCGCCCTGGGCCTTGCGCAGCCCTTCGGTACGCAGCACGCCGTAGAACGCCGCCAGCGACAGTGCCAGCGGCAGCAGGATGAGCAACAGCGAGTAGAACCGAAGTTGCGCCTTTATGGTACGGCCAGGCCGCATGGCGTCAGTCTCCCCCCCCTCGAATGGCCTTTCGGCCCGTCACGGCGAATTCGCCCCGCCTTCAACGCTCCATGCGGCAATATCCGGCAAGATGCGACAGATGCGGCACGCCCCCCGGCACGCCGTGCATGGCAAACAGGGACCAATGTAAACGGCACGAAACCCGCGCGCAAGCGGATGTGTGACGGACACGAGCCGGATGGCGGGAGGAGGACACCATGCTGTCGGCAGGCATCCTCCAGCCGGCCATGCGGTGGCGCGCCCCCAACGCAGACGGGGCGTCCCGAAGGACGCCCCGTAGTGGTTGCGCATGTTGCGCTGATGTCGCGCTGATGTCGCGCTGATGCCGCGCGGGCCCAGCCCGGCGGGGTTAGCCCCCGGCCAGCATGGCGGTGCCGATCTGGTAGACGGCCACTGACAGGCCGAAGGCCAGGATGGTGCTGAACACGGTGCTGAAGATGGCCCAGCGCCACGAGCCCGATTCCTGCTTGATGGCCACCACGGTGACGAAGCAGGGGGCGTACAGCAGCACGAAGACCATCAGCGCGGCGGCAGCGGCGGGAGTCCAGTGCGGGTCGGCCTTGATGCGTTCGGCCAGCGACCCGGCGTCCTCGGCATCCACCTCGCCCAGCGAATAGGCCGTGCCCAGGGTGGAGACGATGACTTCCTTGGCCGCGAAGCCGCCCACCAGGGCGATGTTGGTGCGCCAGTCGAACCCGGCCGGGGCCGTCACCGACTCCAGCGCGAAGCCCACGCGGCCCGCGATGGAGTATTCCAGCCCGGCGGCGGCTTCCTCGGCGTCGATGACCGCAAGCTGCGCCTCGAACGGATCGGTTTCCTCGCCTTCGGCGGCGGCCTCGCCGTCTTCGGCGGTTGCGGGATCGGCAGGGGCTTCGGCCACGGCCTGTCCGCTGCCCTGTTCGGCAGTTTCCGCCCCGGCCACGTTTTCACCGGGGGTTTCCGCCGCTTCCTTCTGGGCGGTGACGGCGGCGCGCTGCGCCTCGAACGCGGCGGTGCGGTCCTCGGGCAGCTGCGGGAAGGTCATGGCCGCCCACAGCAGGATGGAGATGGCCAGAATGACGGTACCGGCCTTCTTGATGTACTGCCAGGTGCGCTCCCAGGTGTGGATGAGGATGCCGCGCAGGGTGGGCAGGCGGTACGGGGGCAGTTCCATGACGAAGGGGGTGGATTCGCCCTTGATCACCGTGGAGCGCAGCAGGCGCGCCACGATGAGCGCCATGCCCCAGCCCAGCAGGGTAAGGGCGAACATGGCCTGGGCTTCCTGCTCGGCAAAGAACACGCCCACGAACAGGATGAACACCGGCAGCTTGGCGCCGCAGGTCATGAACGGCGCGGTCAGGATGGTGGCCAGCCGTTCGCGCGGGCTGCGCAGGGTGCGCGCGGCCATGACGCCGGGCACGGCGCAGCCGCCCGCGATGCCGCCGGACACGATGTAGGGCATCACCGAGCAGCCATGCAGGCCGAACAGGCGGAACACCCGGTCCAGCATGTAGGCCACGCGGGCCATGTAGCCGGAGTCTTCAAGGAAGGCGATCATCATGAACATCAGCATGATCAGCGGCACGAAGCCCATGACCCCGCCCACGCCGTCGATGATGCCCGAAACCACCAGCGACTTCAGCAGGCCGTCGGGCAACGCGGCGGATGCCGCCTCGTTCATCCAGCCAAAGAAGGCTTCCACCCAGCCCATGGGGTATTCGCCGATGGCAAAGGTGATTTCATAAATGCCGTACAGCACGGCCAGCATGATCACCGGGCCGAGCAGGCGGTGGGTGAGCACGCGGTCCATGCGGTCCGAGGCGGCCAGGCGCTGCGAAAGCTCGTCGTGGCGGGTCAGCACGCCCTGGCGCAGCACGCCGGAAATGTACCCGTAGCGGTAGTCGGCGATGACGGCTTCAGGGTAGCTGTTCAGGGTGGCTTCCAGATGGCGGGCCACCTCGGCTGCCATGGCTTCCAGCTCTGCCGCCAGCGGACCGGCGGCGCGGCCCAGGGCGCGGATGTCCTCGTCGCTTTCCAGATACTTCAGGGCCACCCAGCGGGCGGGATACTTTTCGGTAAGGAACCGGGCCGCCTCGATGCGCTCGACCATGCGGGCCAGCACCGGGTCAAGGTCCGGACCGTAGGAGATTTCCAGCGGCTTCCAGGGGGTGCCGCGCCTGGCGTCGCCATGGGCGACGGCGGCGGACATCAGGCCCTTCAGGCCTTCACCGGTGCGGGCCACGGTTTCCACCACGGGCAGGTCCAGCAGCTGCGACAGGCGCGCGGCGTCGATGCGCAGCCCCTGCTTGCGGGCCTCGTCGATCATGTTCAGGCCGAGGGCCACGGGAATGCCCAGTTCCATCAGCTGCACGGCCAGGTACAGGTTGCGCTCCAGCGCACCCGCGTTGATGACGTCGATGACCACGTCGGGGCGGTCTTCCACCAGCACGCGGCGGGCCACCACTTCTTCCTGGGTGTAGGCGGTAAGCGAATAGGTGCCGGGCAGGTCCACCACGCGCACTTCGCGCCCGTCCACGCGGGCGATGCCTTCCTTCTTTTCCACCGTGATGCCGGGGTAGTTGCCCACGTGCTGGCGCGAACCGGTGTACTCGTTGAACGCGGTGGTCTTGCCGGAGTTGGGGTTGCCCGCAAGGGCGACGATAACGTTGGCGGACATGGCTACTCCTGCGGACGGGGCTTGGCGTCGATCTCGACGGCGATGAAGTCGGCCTCGTTGTTGCGCAACGAAAGGGTGAACCCCTTCAGGCGCAGGGCCACCGGATCCATCAGGGGCGCACGGCCCATGACTTCCACTTCCGCACCGGGGATCAGCCCCATGTCACGGATGCGCCGCCCCAGTTCGCCATGCGCGTCAACCTTGGCGATGCGCGCCCGCTGGCCCACGGCCAGTTGCCGCAGGGGAATGGTTTTGCCCATCTTTGTGTCTCCTCCTCGCTGTGCGCGGGCTGGCTGCCCCCGCGAAATTGAAAATCTTTCTCATTGAATGGCGTTAAAAAAAGGCACGGCCCTCGGGCCGGCCATCACCAGCTTGTCACAGTGCTACTTGCCGCAACCGCAGGATGCGCCGGGCTTGGAGGCGATGTGCCCCCCGCCGCCGCAGCAGCCCGAGCCGCCGGAACTACCGGAACTGGCGGAACTGGCGGAACTCGCGGAACTGCCGGAACTGCCAGAGCAGTCGCAGCCGCAACCGCACCCGCCCGACTTGCGGAACAGGTACCGCCACGCCACATACCCCGCCGCCGCCAGCACGATGGCGACGACCACGAGAGTATCCCAAGTCATGTCTCTCTCCTTGTCGATGACCGTGACCGGACGCCCTCCACGTCATCTCGCGCCATGCGCGGGAATCATGGGGACGCATCCGCACGGTCGGCTTCCGAAACGGTTGGCCGGAGTCCTGCGGGGACGGACGGAGCCGGTCAGAAGCTGTCTGGGCCTGTCTGGATCTGTCGGGTGCCGTCAGCCACAACGGGCCACCAGGGGCCGCCAGGGTCCCTCAATCGCGCAGTTGCCGACCGGAGTGCACCGGCTCGCAGTAGACGTCGCAGGCCAGGGTGTCGCCCAGCACCAGCGAGGCATCGCGCACCCGGACGCAGCACGCGCCCCCCTGCGAGCAGACTTCCAGTTCCGTGCCGGGCGTAATGCCCAGCGCGCACAGCCTGCCCCGCTCGCCCTGCTTGTCGCAGAGACGACGCACCCGAACCCGGCATCCGGCGGGAACATCACTCAACTTGCAACAAGGCATACACGACTCCTTGGTCCAGCCAACACCGACCGTCTGCCCGCGCCACAAGCGCCCCGCGGAACGCGGACAACAGGCGCAACGCCGGGCGTGCACGCCCGACACCCCGGTTCTGCACCTCCTGAAAATGATTGTCAAGTTCCTTCTCGACAAAAACCGCCTGCCCGCTCCGGCCCGCTCCGGCCCGCTCCGCCCCCTTCCGACCCGCTCCGGCCCGTTCCGACCCGACGTGACCAGACCAAGCCCGGCCCGTCCAGGCCCGACCAGCCCCAGACCGGCCGCGCGCAGAAGCTGGACGCGCCCCGCCCGCTGCGGTAGCCTCTCGGTCCGCCGCAACCCGCCGCAACCCGCCGCCCTCGCAGGGACAACGGCGTGGCCCAGCGCATCCATATACAGAGCTTCAGCAGGAGTCTTCGCCGCAATGCCGCAATCCGCAGCCCCCAACGCCGTCGTGCCACATACGCCCGTCACGTCTGTGGCCACCGGATCCACGGACACCTTCGCCCATTTCGCGGAGCAGGCCCGCGCCTGCCTGCCGTCCGGACTGGACGAGGCCACCGCTTCGGACATCGCCGACATGGTGGCGCTGACCGCCCGACTCATGGCCATCCGCTCCACGGCCTCGCGCCCGGACGAGGTGGCCCGTTGCGCGGAAATCATAGCCGCCTGGCTGGCCGACAACGGCATCCCCTGCACCCGCATGGAGCACGAGGGCGTGCCCTCGCTGCTGGCGGGCAACCCGTCCCACGCCGCGCCGCTGGCCCTGCTGGTGCACTTCGACGTGGTGGACGGCGCGGACGCCATGTTCACCCCGCGCCTTGACGCCGCGGCAGGCGTGCTGCACGGGCGCGGCAGCATCGACGACAAGTATGCCGTGGCCGTGGCCCTGGTGCTGTGCCGCCGCTGCCTGCGCGAGCTTGCCGCGCGCGGCCTTGGCCCGGACGCCCTGCCCCTGGTGCTGGTGATCACCGGCGACGAGGAAACCGGCGGGCGCAATGGCGCGTTCCGGGTGCTGCCGCACGTCCACGCCGACTTTTGCGTGGCCCTGGACGGCGGCTCGCCGGGCTCGGTCATCATCAAGGAAAAGGGCGTCATCGACCTGGTGCTGACGGCGCGGGGCAAAAGCGCCCACGGCGCGCGGCCCTGGCTGGGCGAAAACGCCGTGGACGCGCTGGTGCGCGACTACGAGGCGCTGAAGCCGCTGTTTCCGGGCCTGTATCCGCAACTGGCGGGACTGGCGGCATCGGACGCGCCCTCCTCCCCTGCGGCGTCTCCGCAAGCGGAAGCCCACTGGCACCGCACCCTGAACCTGGGCCTGCTGCACGCGGGCACGGCAGTAAACCTGGTGCCCGGCGAAGCCGTGGCCCATCTGGACGTGCGCTACACGGAACACGACGATCCCCACCAACTGGTGGCCGCCATGCGCGCCGCCGTGCAGGGGCAACTGGACGTCACCCGCATGGAGCCGCTGTTCGTCACCGGCGACACCCCGTGGCTGGACAGGCTGCTGCGCCACGCCCCCGGCACGGCCACCGGCTGCGCCCACGGGGCCAGCGACGCCCGGTTCCTGACCGATCTTTCCATGGCCGGGGTGGTCTGGGGCGCGGAAGGCGAAACCAGCCAGCACACCGACCAGGAGCATCTGCTGGTTCCCAGCCTGGCGCCGGTGTATCAGGCCCTGCTGGCCCTGGCTCGCGAGGCGGTCAGCAGATAGTGGCGGACACCCCTCTGCCGACGGCCTTGCACCAATGCCCCTTCACGGCACTGGCGACATCCCCCGGAAACAGCTACAGGCCAGACATGACCGACGACAACGGAACATCCCGGACGGCACACCTGCTGGACGTGCGCGACCTGAGCGTGGAATTTCCGGGGCGGCCCGGCGCGAACGGCGCCCCGAACGCTCCCTTGCGCGCCGTGGCGGGGATATCCTTTTCCATAGCGCCGGGGGACACCCTGTGCCTGGTGGGCGAATCGGGCTGCGGCAAGAGCATGACCGCGCTGGC
It contains:
- the feoB gene encoding ferrous iron transport protein B, whose protein sequence is MSANVIVALAGNPNSGKTTAFNEYTGSRQHVGNYPGITVEKKEGIARVDGREVRVVDLPGTYSLTAYTQEEVVARRVLVEDRPDVVIDVINAGALERNLYLAVQLMELGIPVALGLNMIDEARKQGLRIDAARLSQLLDLPVVETVARTGEGLKGLMSAAVAHGDARRGTPWKPLEISYGPDLDPVLARMVERIEAARFLTEKYPARWVALKYLESDEDIRALGRAAGPLAAELEAMAAEVARHLEATLNSYPEAVIADYRYGYISGVLRQGVLTRHDELSQRLAASDRMDRVLTHRLLGPVIMLAVLYGIYEITFAIGEYPMGWVEAFFGWMNEAASAALPDGLLKSLVVSGIIDGVGGVMGFVPLIMLMFMMIAFLEDSGYMARVAYMLDRVFRLFGLHGCSVMPYIVSGGIAGGCAVPGVMAARTLRSPRERLATILTAPFMTCGAKLPVFILFVGVFFAEQEAQAMFALTLLGWGMALIVARLLRSTVIKGESTPFVMELPPYRLPTLRGILIHTWERTWQYIKKAGTVILAISILLWAAMTFPQLPEDRTAAFEAQRAAVTAQKEAAETPGENVAGAETAEQGSGQAVAEAPADPATAEDGEAAAEGEETDPFEAQLAVIDAEEAAAGLEYSIAGRVGFALESVTAPAGFDWRTNIALVGGFAAKEVIVSTLGTAYSLGEVDAEDAGSLAERIKADPHWTPAAAAALMVFVLLYAPCFVTVVAIKQESGSWRWAIFSTVFSTILAFGLSVAVYQIGTAMLAGG
- a CDS encoding FeoA family protein, giving the protein MGKTIPLRQLAVGQRARIAKVDAHGELGRRIRDMGLIPGAEVEVMGRAPLMDPVALRLKGFTLSLRNNEADFIAVEIDAKPRPQE
- a CDS encoding FeoB-associated Cys-rich membrane protein, with translation MTWDTLVVVAIVLAAAGYVAWRYLFRKSGGCGCGCDCSGSSGSSASSASSASSGSSGGSGCCGGGGHIASKPGASCGCGK
- a CDS encoding FeoA family protein — encoded protein: MPCCKLSDVPAGCRVRVRRLCDKQGERGRLCALGITPGTELEVCSQGGACCVRVRDASLVLGDTLACDVYCEPVHSGRQLRD
- a CDS encoding M20 family metallopeptidase — translated: MPQSAAPNAVVPHTPVTSVATGSTDTFAHFAEQARACLPSGLDEATASDIADMVALTARLMAIRSTASRPDEVARCAEIIAAWLADNGIPCTRMEHEGVPSLLAGNPSHAAPLALLVHFDVVDGADAMFTPRLDAAAGVLHGRGSIDDKYAVAVALVLCRRCLRELAARGLGPDALPLVLVITGDEETGGRNGAFRVLPHVHADFCVALDGGSPGSVIIKEKGVIDLVLTARGKSAHGARPWLGENAVDALVRDYEALKPLFPGLYPQLAGLAASDAPSSPAASPQAEAHWHRTLNLGLLHAGTAVNLVPGEAVAHLDVRYTEHDDPHQLVAAMRAAVQGQLDVTRMEPLFVTGDTPWLDRLLRHAPGTATGCAHGASDARFLTDLSMAGVVWGAEGETSQHTDQEHLLVPSLAPVYQALLALAREAVSR